A part of Miscanthus floridulus cultivar M001 chromosome 6, ASM1932011v1, whole genome shotgun sequence genomic DNA contains:
- the LOC136460973 gene encoding uncharacterized protein: MARLRSRISWLKDGDANTRLFHMHARHRKRKNFIGKLITGERICTSHEDKAAVIDDFYENLLGTCTVREHTINLADLGINAQDMSELELPFTEDEVWRTIQQLPSDKGPRARRDNFMLVQQTARYLHQQKQPRILLKLDILKAFDSVSWPFLLEILQQLGFGQIWRDIISGLLFSSSTQVLLNGIPGDNIAH; encoded by the exons ATGGCTCGCTTACGCTCAAGGATCAGCTGGCTCAAAGATGGTGATGCTAATACAAGACTCTTCCATATGCACGCCCGGCACCGGAAAAGGAAGAATTTTATTGGGAAACTTATTACAGGAGAACGAATTTGCACCAGCCATGAGGACAAGGCTGCAGTCATTGATGATTTTTATGAAAACCTGCTGGGAACCTGTACAGTTAGGGAGCACACAATCAACTTGGCTGATTTGGGAATTAATGCACAAGACATGTCGGAGCTTGAACTTCCCTTCACTGAAGATGAGGTGTGGAGGACGATCCAGCAGTTACCTTCAGATAAAGGCCCTCGGGCCAGACGG GATAACTTCATGTTAGTGCAACAGACAGCAAGGTACCTTCATCAGCAGAAGCAGCCCCGAATTCTACTCAAGTTGGATATTTTGAAGGCATTTGATTCCGTGTCCTGGCCCTTCCTACTTGAGATATTGCAGCAGCTCGGTTTTGGACAAATTTGGCGGGATATAATCAGCGGGCTGTTATTTTCTTCCTCAACTCAAGTCTTGTTAAATGGGATCCCAGGTGACAATATTGCACATTGA